AAATAATGAAACCGACGATATATTGTGATCAAAGAAAAAAAGAGACAGAAAATTGTCGAGACGACTCGTTGCATTTGTGACATTACAAGCATTATCGATTTCGGATTTCGTTGTTTTGAATGTTTCTGATTGTTCGTTTTTTAGAGTTGAATCTGCTAAGAAATTTCGCATCAATTTTGGAAAAGTGCACAGCttcataataacaaaaatggTCGAGCACAGTTCACTTCATGAtcaggtaatataatattttagttttatacgtTTTCTGAATAGATTATAACCAGAAACTTGGGTTTCTGTCGACAGTCGAGTAtcggcaaataaaaaaattcgtCAAAATCTAACAATAAACGGCAAAAAAACGTTTACAAATTATTTGGTGCAATTGCATCGTGAGGGTAGACGCTAAATTCATTTCATACTTTCAGgagcaacaaataaaaaaactgaagcGACTATTAGAAGGCTGGCGTGTAGCTCTCTTGCCGTTAAAGTCCGTGATTTTATGGGAACAACAATGGCACCCTTGTGCTATAGTGGGAGCCTTATCCGTTTTCTACCTACTTATATGGTTAATGGACTTGAACACATTGGCATCATTCGCCATCATGGGCCTCATCTTAAATTTCATAGACTTCATTGTTCCTGTGATATGCAACTCTTTATATGGGCCCAGCTCTTGGACAGGACAGCAGGAAAAAATGTTTGAAGAAATTTGTAAAGACATTGTTGCCCATTATAACAaggttatatataaaatacgctCATTTTATGCTCTGAGAGAGACAAGTCCTTTCATGGTAAGTTTCCcagtaatagaaatataattgtggcgcgctttaggggaggcctaagttcagcagtggacagttgtaggctgatgagtaTGAGTAtgagagtaattttttttttttagtaatgttaTGTTTGTGCTAACTTGCTTAAAATTGAAAGACCAAATCTCAGATTTATGTGTCTACAGTAAACATGTtgtggtaaaaatattatttttatattgatatatattttttttcttgcatatattacaaataacaacAGGTAAtccaaattatgtttttttgacAGTACTACATAATCTCAATCAGTATGCTATGTACAATGGCATGGATTGCATCCTCTATCAACAACATATTCCTGTTGTACATCCTGTCGACAGTAATGTTCCTGTGGCCCGGCATCCAGCACCGAGGGATCTTCAACACATTACTTTCCATGGTCAACATGGCACCTAAAATGCCATACATAAAATCTGACTAATGCAATTTGCAGCTTTTGTCATAATCGGTCTGGTCATAATATTTAAGTCTAAGCTTAGCTTATTTTATATGAGCTTTAAATTAATGTGATGTGTGATATTATTACCATGGTATAAAGGCCTTAAGTGTCCATTCTTTATTGCTTATTTGCTAGGTAGCTTTATAGACTAGGGTCCCAGATGGACACATTTTATTGATTCctttgaagaaaaaaaaaactagaatatccagagattttctttttcattattaGAAGAAAGTTATCTTTGTTTGGTTAGTTTGTCGAGTTATAGTTCTAGACAAATGTATGTTTAATGTAGTTATGATGTTTGTTAACTTCTGTATGTGGTAAGTTCAATTTTTTgtgaatattcatttttatgaaatgtaaagtaacttacaattttctttagaaattacaatatttgcaactagtttgtaagtatatataaatttaaaaatgcgaTGGTGAGCAAATGGAATAAGCCAAACCAACAAGTATTTAAATGTCAACATATTGATCTCGTAAGATTTTATTCTAACTGCATGGCGTgtacataatttgttttgttgtctatatattattcgaaataaaagatgtttatttagattctagatgaacaatatatattaatggagcatttgttttgtgttaatgCACATTTATCACTGGCAAGAGTAGGCGCTTAATAATTCAACACAAAAACGTTGTTTTAATTAAGTAGAATGCTGTGAACAAGActtagaaataaatgttttttttaatgataattgcGGTTTTATTCTCAATTGCTGGATGTATGTGCTATATTGGATAGTAGTGAAAAGTAATGCATTGGCAATACCTAGGCAGAGGTCACATTATATTTCTTCTAGGCCATTCAgtgactaaaataatatttaatattaaacataatttttcccCTCCTTCCTGTCTTTTCCGTTTTTTGTAGACCGCCGCTTAAGCATCTTACCTACGAAATTGTTAAATCGGGAACGGgaatacataaagaaaaaaataattataatggcaAGACCAATTTAATCgattttgtatgaaaacattCACGTCTCAGTAcatgtgatttattttatttacatataaatgtaaCCATAATAAAAAGCCACATATCaggaaaattaaatacaatttaacgcTTATCAAAGCatattgttgaaaaataaaattagctcataatatcagctctgtattgtTTGCAATCTTGCTGAGCATGGGCTTTCTATAATAATGAGAGgaataaggccttagtccaccaggcgGTCTGGTGCGGTTtgatagactttacacaccctcaaaattcttaaagaatttctcaagtacgcaggtttcctcacaatgttttccttcaccgttggaACAAACGATacttcaaaaagaatacacacataattttagaaaaatcagagataAGTGTCCTTTagttttgaaccagcggacatttgTCCCGGCAGTACattcaagtaaatttttattagcaaataattttaaccaGTGAATTATACGAGAGGACTATGAGTttgtgcataataataaaattgttttgagtCAATAAGGAAATTGGAAACTATGgaattgatattaaaacaattagaaTTAAACTATAATGATTAAGGCTACCACTTTATCTTGTGTAAATGCAGTGCTTTTAAGGTTTATGAAGCAAcagatatacttataaatatgaaatatagatATTTGTAGGATTCTTTTACTTAAAGATGTAggtaatattgaaaaatacaatacttattaaattacaaCCATATTCCAAACTGTTTTAAGAGTGCGTCTAATATGGCGAGCGTGTGTCGGTACAGCGCGCGGATTCTGTAACTACATACAGTTCGgtctttaaaaacatttccaaTCTCGAGGTTCCTTTCGATGTATGACAACATTAGAGCACGTCACATGCTTCGTAAACACGAACACTCGCCAGTTTCGGACGCACCCTACCGGTAGAGATAGCatctctataataaatattggaaaagggaatagatattataagtaaatagatATTTCTTACTAATACTAGAAAAGCAGTATTAGGCCACTACAGACAGAATTACTTTTAACTAGGTATGTAACTATGATAGACATTTACTAGAAGGTagataatatttagtttatgtccatataaaatatataacacaatTGAGTCTACAGTAATAacgtataaaacattttaaacttcaATGATAACTAACTATAACATctcacaaaaaagatttttgaatTACACTCCAACAGCACGTGACGTTAAATGGCATCAGCGATTTTGAATCCAGGCTTCACGTTAGTGTTCTTAGCTTTGGTGACGGTGGGCACGGCCGGGTCGGCACCACACGAGTGCAAGTTGTTGTTAGACTTGCTGTCGGAGGGACCTGCCCTCAAACAATCTTCTGACACCAAAGTGGTAGTGAACCGACTGCCCGACACCGTTTGTGTgttcaaattacttttttgtgCGCTGCTATCACTATATCTTCTACTACCGTTGTTCAGAACATCGTTTCTCCTATGTTTACTTTTACCAGAGTCTTTGTTCTGTAAATTCAAAGAATCTAAATTGGACTGGCACGGTGATTCTTCTTTAGAACACTTATGTTTAAAATCGTTGTCGACGTTGAAGTTTTTACTACTAGACGGTATGTCCTTGTAAAAGTTCTCTTTAGTCTGTTGAAGGTTGAGTCCGTAGAAGTCTGCGGATATCTTGCTTGTCGAAGGTTGACAGTTGTCGGGCCTCAGAGTTGAACTGTGCGAGAGCGGGCTGAGATCGTTTTTGATTATCTTCACGGGGGAGCCGCACGGGTCCACTGAGAGAGTGTCTTCATCGTCTTCGCCTTCCGCACTCTGATCAACATAAATACCATATTAATTATAGGTTATATTAGactttcccccttattcatagacgttatttatctaaggccGGAATATTGCtgtggtaacaagtctgtttctcagctttgtttatctgacagacaactagattaaagttgtatctcaataatcaatattagccaatcacaacggccctatgtctaagcattgcgaaggctgccatgccgtcagcactgaaaaacagacttgatatcaaagcaatgctccgtccttaaataaaaaacgtttatgaattaGGGGGTAACAGTTCATCTactatattatctataaattatgaatacttATATCTTTGTATTAGTTCAGAAAACAACAGATTACCAGTAGATCATGATCTGTGATAGATCCTGCGGTGGCTTCGTTACTGTTGAACTCCAGCTCTGAGGCGAGGGACACTGGTGTTATGTCGCCGCTAATAGACGAACCTGGAAAAACAATTATCACATTCAAATATCATGGCGTGGCGTCATAATCAGTGTTATAGAAAACATAGTTctgaattagtaataaaatacaatacatttgTTGATAccgatacattttttatagttagttaaaaatatttttaatcaatttaagcAAGGGATATAAACAATGAATCTatgctatataaataaatatttgcttcgTGTTGCATTAACATGCAAAGAAAGTCACGGCGCGTGCTGTTCATGCATGCATGCAAAAGTTGATTAGTGAAAACGAGTGCAACGCAGCAAACGTATAAGTAGCATTTTTATTGTTCCTTGCTAACCTATTTCTATATTTAGGCGACGATATTGCGCAACGGTAttgtaagttttgtttatttttaatcaatataaatttagtAGTCGACGTCTATAAGCGTACATTTAAACTCGAGGATTTAGAGCGAAAACTCgataaatagttaaaattacTGTTCTTATGCAACATTTCAAACCCAttcagatggtaagcgataggaaacacgtattttgtatatattttgaacaaaatacatCTAGCTGTTAATGAGCTTCCAACACTTGCCAATTGAACGCAGTCTAAGAACAgaatgtattaagtaaattcatatattttaattacaacatgcaataactattttttgtattatttttatttaggtatattttattaattatattgtcttGTTGTTGGTAATCAAATGAATGTAGGTATATACTCTATAATACCACGATACCACAAACTGAGATCTTGCGATGGCCGTAAAAAGGACAATctgctattaattataattaaagtttttcaCTAAACCAAGGACACTCCTATATCAGGAATCTTATGAcatctaattaataaaaaaattctagttCATTACCAAAAGGTACTTTTATGCACTcgtaaatcattattattaagttcCAATGGGAtgcgataatattaaataatgaattagaTTTTTAGTACTTATAAGATTTTGCACTCAATCCTCGATATTACAACATTCACACAGCACTATTCTACTTCAATAGTGCACGTGTATTAAATCATAACAACCGAAAGCAATTTTGAcaacatagataataaaaagtGCTGTTGGTCAAGCAAACAAATTTAACAgccaattttttaatatttttttaaggtttaaaataggATCTTAGCGTAAGTATTGTTAAATGGTACGTATTCAGTATATTTGTAACGCTTGCGTTCATTATACGGCCGGTCTCCATAACTTACTAACATACACTGGAGTTAGCTTTCTCAATTCCATAATAAAACTTACTCTAACAACtgctatttcaataataataacaaacaattcGAATTTGAATTTACTGAAATTAAGGAAAGATAACAACCGTAACCGAAGTGAGTGTATGAATGAGTGAACTTTATTTTGGCacttagtattaataatattattcgagtacttttatgttttcaactataattcttttcaatatttatacattggATTTTGTGTAAAACAGTGTAAAGCAACATACTGCATATCTatgcattaataataatcttattataacaatgattaaTAGGTTTTAGGTCTATGTTCATCTTTGGCAAAAATGAATCGCACCAAGAACAGCAGTAGACAGTTAGTTTATAGACACAGAGATAACCATTTCTTCTGTTTGTAATTCGTTGGTAAGACATTGAGTCCGGGTTTCACACGTCCCTGATGCGGACGTGCTTCACACAGAGGCACATAATGAACGTAAGCGTTTCAAATATCCATAATGTCGAGTCCTTTCAGAAAGAATATACTATCGACTTTTTACACTATTTACTAGAGCGGCTTTATCtgtattaattctaaaatatttatggcaTGTTTGCTGTATTTTTAACTACATACTGCAATtataccataaatattatagaaatataaaataatatcctcTCCAGTATAAAGTGCCAAATGTCGGTTACGATGTTCTCTTAAAAGTCTCGTTACGTAACTGTGATAAGACGAACGTTGTTGTACGCTTATAGGTATAGAGTGTGGCGGTCCGGCGccggtggtggtggtggtgtggTGGTGTGGTGGTGTGGTGGAGGCGTGTACCTGGTCGGTTGGAGTGCGGCATGTATGGGTGCAGGCTCGAGTCCAACGCGCACAAGGTCGCCGCCTCGCCGTCCCACTGGGGGAGCTTGCTTGGCACATTTTTACTCCAATTGCTACTGGAATCCATAATGTTTCAGTGTACCAGCCGTCGGCCAGTCGTAACATGATTATCCCCACATTTATGCGGAAATGGCTCAAcaaattatttccaaattaaaaacaaataaaaacaaatatgattgAAACATTTCCGCTGAGCATTGTGATGAAACAAGCATGATATAACATTTATCTAAcacaatgtatttataattcgcCCCTGAGTTTTAATTTAACGACAAATGAATATAGAGAACCGTCATGTTATTAGTGCGACAGGTATTTATATCAGTGACCAacagataaaaacaaaaaaaaaactaaaaaccaaGCAACATTAGCAATTCTAGTGACAAGTGTCTGTCGGCTTTTCACAAACTGGCTGAATGAGTAGACCAAACTGTAGAACTTACTGAAAAAAGAAGAGTATCAATCACGCTTACGAGAGTATATTAGATAGTTCGGAAGACACATTCAAGCTAGTCAGAGGTCTATATCTAATGCTAAGTAGGATGTGTTCATGTGGTCGCGCATACCTCTCTGACGAGTTTTTGTGCTCGGAGTTAGAGGCGTAGTTGGAGTTGGGCGAGGAAGGGCCCGCGGAGGAGAGGCCGCTCGGTAACTCTCCGGACGAGGACATCAGCGATGATGGGCCACTCCATCCCACGCCTGAACATTACACGTTACGAAACTGGTTATAAAAGTGTTAGATCCGAACGGTATACGGGGATACATATAACATTAAGGTGAGGCACCGTTACGATTCAGTTAACTTTCCCTTAAtacctttttcttttctttgCTTTTTGTTAATGTGTTGTGAGATAAGTCTGAAAGAAGAACTTAAGAAGACAACAAATTCAATTTCGAGCAAATGTCAAGTGTGTATGTTCCGAGTAGTTTTTGGTTGGCTCACGAATGCCGTGTCCCGAGTCTAATACGACGCCGAGTGGTACTGACTGTTGGTGGGCGAGGGCATGCTTgtgcgcgggcgcgtgcgcgtgcgcgggcgcgtgcgcggcgtCGGCGGAGCGCGGCGCGAGCACCACGGGCGCCGCCGTCACGCGCTCCAGGAACGCGTCCAGCTGCCGCAGCGACAGCGCGTTGTGCAGCGTCTCCAGCGGACGGATGGCCGGCACGCCGCCGAACCCTTCCAGCGCCGCTAAACCAGCACAACACGCCCGCTCAACTCCCGCAGTAAACTTACTtactgccattttcaataaacgatcccgatcgcTTTATTCGATtaatctcaaaaatggaccaatcagaacaaaatatttttttaaatgcttacaaacgacttattttgattggttcattccgCTATCGGATTGACGATTcaaattgggatcgtttattgaattcATTTGTTAGTGGAACCTACTTTCAATTCAAGTTATTATGCGTAGGGTACTTAACGACTTAAAGTTTACTTTTCgctaatttaaattactttagtaCAGTATCAGTAAGTAACTGCTAAATAACAAACAATCAGCTTCTACGTCACTTCGTAACgctttatttactttagtaaTAGATACATATTAGGTACAATAATTTTGTAGGAATACTGAATACTGACTCACCGTTGGTGGCAGAGGCGGAGGGTATCATGACGCGGAGGTTGGGCGCGGAGCTGGAGCCGGAGATGACGGCGGTGCTGAAGAGTCCCGCGGCGCCTGGCAGCTTGCCTCGTGCGAGCCCCAGCATCTTGAGGTAGCTCATCTGGCCGGCGATGCTGTGCCGCTGGCGTCGCCCTGCGGCCCACACGCTACAGCCGCCGTCCAGCCGCGGCCACGAGGCGCCGCGGCTCCCGAATGTGATGGCGGACAGCGGCAGCTCGTTAGTGGAGGACTCGACGCCGTCCACGTTAATGAGGGGGGTGAGGGGCTCCTCGCTCGGGCTCGGGCTCGAGGTGAGGCCGGACGGCGTCGTCACCGTTAGTGCGGGCAGGACGGCCGGCCGCCGGTCTGCTCGGCCGCGCCGGGTTAGTACCGAGTTACGGAGTTACGCGACAACGGGACGGTTACGGGGCGGTTACGTGATGTGCGAGCGAGTGTTAGGACACAGGgtgatacaaacaaaaataaattaatatagataaaataaataaatacaaaacaatataaaagataGACAAAGGTATTGTGCGTCGAAGCGTGCTCGTATGATG
This genomic window from Manduca sexta isolate Smith_Timp_Sample1 chromosome 17, JHU_Msex_v1.0, whole genome shotgun sequence contains:
- the LOC115442333 gene encoding ADP-ribosylation factor-like protein 6-interacting protein 1 — translated: MVEHSSLHDQEQQIKKLKRLLEGWRVALLPLKSVILWEQQWHPCAIVGALSVFYLLIWLMDLNTLASFAIMGLILNFIDFIVPVICNSLYGPSSWTGQQEKMFEEICKDIVAHYNKVIYKIRSFYALRETSPFMYYIISISMLCTMAWIASSINNIFLLYILSTVMFLWPGIQHRGIFNTLLSMVNMAPKMPYIKSD